A genome region from Sporolituus thermophilus DSM 23256 includes the following:
- a CDS encoding asparaginase, protein MTKKVVIVATGGTIAMRYDPVRGGVFPAVTGAELVEAVPPLAQVGPVEVVEFANIPSPHITPQIMWRLAKVIDDLLARDDVAGVVVTHGTDTLEETAYFLDLTVQSDKPVCMTAAMRNAAEISPDGPKNILCAVKTAFCPEAVGQGVLVVANEEIHAAREVTKTHAANPKTFASPFWGPLGYVDEDKVIFRRHSLKRQKIQPAELVDDVYLIKLVAGADDLFFRCLVDKGASGIVVEGFGRGNVPPAVVPGIKAALDKGIPVVLTTRTVGGRVLDVYGYEGGVKPLKAMGVILAGEISGPKARIKLMLALGVTRDRQALAGYFDVP, encoded by the coding sequence ATGACGAAAAAAGTAGTAATTGTGGCTACCGGCGGCACGATTGCCATGCGGTATGACCCGGTGAGGGGCGGCGTTTTTCCGGCGGTGACGGGCGCCGAGCTGGTCGAAGCGGTGCCGCCGCTCGCCCAGGTGGGGCCGGTGGAAGTGGTTGAGTTCGCCAACATACCCAGTCCGCACATTACGCCGCAGATCATGTGGCGGTTGGCCAAAGTTATTGACGATCTCTTGGCCCGGGACGACGTAGCCGGGGTGGTGGTGACGCATGGGACCGATACTCTGGAGGAAACGGCTTATTTCCTCGACTTGACCGTGCAGAGCGACAAACCGGTGTGCATGACGGCGGCGATGCGCAATGCGGCCGAAATCAGCCCGGACGGCCCAAAAAACATACTGTGCGCGGTAAAAACGGCTTTTTGCCCCGAGGCGGTTGGCCAAGGCGTATTAGTGGTTGCCAACGAAGAAATCCATGCGGCCAGGGAAGTGACCAAGACCCATGCGGCCAACCCCAAAACGTTCGCGTCGCCGTTCTGGGGGCCCCTGGGCTATGTGGATGAAGACAAGGTCATCTTCCGCCGCCATTCGCTTAAGCGGCAAAAGATTCAGCCGGCCGAACTTGTCGATGATGTCTATCTCATTAAATTGGTAGCCGGCGCCGACGACTTGTTTTTCCGCTGCCTTGTCGACAAAGGAGCCAGCGGTATTGTCGTCGAAGGCTTCGGCCGCGGCAACGTGCCGCCGGCGGTAGTGCCGGGAATTAAGGCCGCACTGGACAAGGGTATCCCGGTCGTGCTGACCACCCGCACCGTTGGCGGCCGGGTCCTGGATGTGTACGGCTATGAGGGAGGAGTAAAACCGTTAAAAGCGATGGGCGTCATCCTGGCCGGCGAGATCAGCGGCCCAAAGGCGCGGATAAAGCTAATGCTGGCCTTGGGCGTGACCCGTGACCGGCAGGCTTTAGCCGGTTATTTTGATGTGCCATAG